CTATGTGGTCCATAGAAAGCTCTTTGGGCGGGGCGGAGTGACCGCAGTAGTAACAGATTCCCTTGGCCAGGCGGCGTTTCCACCACTGGGAGGCTCTCAGCTCCCGGGCCTTGCGCCGTTCCCGTTTAATGTCGGCTTCATCCAAATCGTATGCAAATGGTTTCATGATAAAATCGCCCTACGATTTTATGGAACGCGGCTGCGCCGCTCAACATCGAAAAACAAAACAATTCCAAATTTACTTTT
This genomic interval from Candidatus Desulfatibia profunda contains the following:
- a CDS encoding HNH endonuclease: MKPFAYDLDEADIKRERRKARELRASQWWKRRLAKGICYYCGHSAPPKELSMDHIVPLARGGRSTKGNIVPACKECNNLKKQLLPMEWERYLKEVRYKPDPPE